The Mytilus edulis chromosome 4, xbMytEdul2.2, whole genome shotgun sequence nucleotide sequence ATTACAAGTCCGAATAGGCACTCTTGTTGTCCGTTCCATATCCGGCCTACGCATTAAAAGAATTCTGGGTAATATCTCTGTGAACACACGTCTCACCCATGGACTCATTCTATGAGTCGCAGGCCGACGAAAATTAATTCCTAATGTATACACAGCTAAAAATATAGACATAGTCACAACTATCatagtaaaaagtaaatatttgccTATTAGAGGTATCACAAATGAAGTTGGAGGATTTATGTCAGAAAGCAGCAAGAAAAACACAGTCAACGCCAGCAATATTGATATTGATAACGTGATTTTTTCTCCACTGTCTGATGGAAGATAAAACACCAACACGGTTAAACATGATATAGATACACATGGCATGATTAAATTTAAGGAATAGAATAAGGTACGTCTCCTCAGTGTAATATTGAATGTAATATCAGGATACGGTTCTGGGCAGCACGGGTAAAATTTTTCTTTCCGTCTAGCTGTTACGTTTATTATATCCCATTCAACGTTTGGGTAAAAATCTTTTATATCAATTCCCCATGTTAtaactttttcttttgtttcttcatTATATACAGCTTGTGCATCACAGATATGTTGTAAGTCCAGTTCGTGCCCATCATATGTCCAAGatccaaatttcataaaacattCCTGCATGTCAAAAGGGAAATATTCCACATCAATTGGACAATAACTCTTGTATATCACAGGCGGTTCCCAAATAATCTTCCCATCAAAATGTACGGTAGCTTTTGTAAGCAAAGTAACAACAAAATCACCATCAGCGCTGAAAGAATGGAAAATTGGTTGTTGACActgaatttacatgttatttaaacatttgttaaatatgactatcaattagtataacaaaaaatgaaaactggGAATAAAGTTAACTCATTcatttgaataataataataaaaaaaaaactttagtaagcttgttaaaattaaaagaaatctgACAGAGATACTTTTATTACCAGAGTTATTTGACTGATTGAAAGTATCTTCTAACATAATAGGACATATATTAAGTAGAGAAAATTGCACTGATTCAAAGTCCTCAACTTTCTTCCAACTTAGATTTAGAGAAAAACTCATTTTACACTACTTTCCTTTTAGTTTTGGGAgaatttgatgtaaaaagtaaaatcacaaaaatactgaactccgaggaaaattcaaaaaggaaagtccctaatcaaatggcaaaatcaaaagctcaaacatacaaaaaaaacaaaaaaatatattttttttttatttataacttttcttTAGACTTGGGATGATTTAGAGCATGGCATATATTGAGAAATGCTTGAAAACTTTAAGATGTCCTTTTATTTTTGCTGTCATTCGTTGACGTCTCATTTGCGTAGGCCCCACACATA carries:
- the LOC139520612 gene encoding acetylcholine receptor subunit alpha-like 1; its protein translation is MLTGILSVTIIGLCYCIQKAPEPVENRLHHDLLHVRFYSKLIRPVDSNLQRLTVKVGLRLSQLLDMDEKNQIMTTSVWLRQEWFDQRLKWNPSEYGGIKMTHIPSDHLWRPDILLYNNADGDFVVTLLTKATVHFDGKIIWEPPVIYKSYCPIDVEYFPFDMQECFMKFGSWTYDGHELDLQHICDAQAVYNEETKEKVITWGIDIKDFYPNVEWDIINVTARRKEKFYPCCPEPYPDITFNITLRRRTLFYSLNLIMPCVSISCLTVLVFYLPSDSGEKITLSISILLALTVFFLLLSDINPPTSFVIPLIGKYLLFTMIVVTMSIFLAVYTLGINFRRPATHRMSPWVRRVFTEILPRILLMRRPDMERTTRVPIRTCNGIEMRDVRDIYSSSQASSHSKEWTTECAYDNTQQNSDLTKYPREIKEAFQGVISIADHLKTEDEENSEARDWKYIAMVMDRLFLYIFTTACVCGTLSIFLYAPSLYDSRPPLSSDKRYGNCTY